In Prochlorococcus marinus XMU1411, one genomic interval encodes:
- a CDS encoding extracellular solute-binding protein has product MQNFKKLIYSVLTCTFLFNVNIPANSSEKEVRVYSGRHYNTDRSVYKKFSEETGIKVRLIEAAGISLIERLKREGKNSQADLILLVDAARITNAAKAGLLQSVESKSLENDVPMGLKDKNKEWYALTRRVRVMVANPKVVDVSKIKDYTDLADPSFKGKVCLRNRKSPYNQSLVANQLVNKGESKTKAWLSGMIANVSQPFFPGDIAIIRAVSQKKCGVGIVNHYYVARMLAGVNGRRDVLYSKRTSVITPNPAHVNISAGGVAKYAENKANAIKLLEYLASPSGSKGLAAPTFEHPLKEVNQNPIVKNFGEFTPDKVTVDDLGVNNSLAIKLMRDAGWD; this is encoded by the coding sequence GTGCAAAATTTTAAAAAACTAATTTACTCAGTACTAACATGTACGTTTTTATTCAACGTTAATATACCTGCCAATTCATCGGAAAAAGAAGTCAGAGTTTATTCAGGTAGACATTACAACACTGATAGGAGTGTCTACAAAAAGTTTTCAGAAGAAACAGGAATTAAAGTTAGGCTTATCGAAGCGGCAGGAATATCACTAATTGAAAGATTAAAAAGAGAGGGGAAGAATTCTCAAGCAGATTTAATATTACTTGTAGATGCTGCAAGAATTACTAATGCGGCTAAAGCTGGATTACTTCAAAGTGTAGAATCAAAATCATTAGAAAATGATGTCCCAATGGGGCTAAAGGATAAAAATAAGGAATGGTATGCATTAACAAGAAGAGTAAGAGTTATGGTAGCTAATCCAAAAGTTGTAGATGTTAGCAAGATTAAAGATTATACAGATTTAGCTGATCCATCCTTTAAAGGAAAAGTGTGCTTAAGAAATAGAAAAAGTCCATATAATCAATCTTTAGTAGCTAATCAATTAGTTAACAAAGGTGAATCAAAAACTAAAGCTTGGTTAAGCGGAATGATTGCAAATGTTTCCCAACCTTTCTTTCCTGGCGATATCGCAATTATTAGAGCAGTTTCCCAAAAAAAATGTGGAGTAGGAATTGTTAATCATTATTATGTCGCGAGAATGTTGGCTGGTGTTAATGGAAGAAGAGATGTTTTATATTCCAAACGAACTTCTGTTATAACCCCAAATCCCGCACATGTAAATATAAGTGCTGGTGGGGTAGCAAAATATGCAGAAAATAAAGCAAACGCTATCAAGCTACTTGAATATTTAGCATCTCCAAGTGGGAGTAAAGGCTTAGCAGCTCCTACTTTTGAGCATCCATTAAAAGAAGTCAATCAAAATCCTATCGTAAAAAACTTTGGTGAATTTACTCCTGACAAGGTTACTGTTGATGACCTTGGGGTAAATAATTCTCTTGCTATAAAACTAATGAGAGATGCTGGGTGGGATTGA
- a CDS encoding Fe2+-dependent dioxygenase, producing the protein MNYLTHQLLNSADLEFLRKNLGKKGLFWEDGKQTAGKHAAKVKNNLQLRRDSDLSIKLSGSITKKILSNQLIKSFALPKKVHGTIFSKSTSGMKYGRHIDNAYMSSGRADLSFTIFLSSTDNYEGGALSIENLNSEKNFKLEAGEIIIYPSTYLHSVEEVHNGERLVFIGWIESYVKSIEEREYLFDLDAAARSLLAKYGRSNEVDLIFKSYSNLLRRLGS; encoded by the coding sequence ATGAATTATTTAACTCATCAACTATTGAATTCTGCAGATTTAGAATTTCTTAGAAAAAATTTAGGCAAAAAGGGATTATTTTGGGAAGATGGTAAGCAAACTGCAGGGAAGCATGCCGCTAAGGTAAAAAATAATTTGCAACTAAGAAGAGATTCAGATTTATCGATAAAGCTTTCTGGATCGATTACAAAAAAGATCCTCAGTAATCAACTAATCAAAAGTTTCGCTTTACCCAAAAAGGTTCATGGAACAATCTTCTCAAAATCTACATCTGGTATGAAATATGGGCGTCATATAGATAATGCTTATATGTCCTCTGGGAGAGCAGATTTATCATTCACTATTTTTTTAAGCTCGACAGATAACTATGAAGGCGGAGCATTATCAATTGAAAACCTCAACTCTGAAAAAAATTTCAAATTAGAGGCTGGAGAAATAATAATTTATCCAAGTACATATTTACATTCAGTAGAGGAAGTTCATAATGGAGAAAGATTAGTATTTATTGGTTGGATTGAAAGCTATGTAAAAAGCATTGAAGAAAGAGAATATTTATTTGACCTAGATGCTGCTGCAAGATCATTACTAGCTAAATATGGGAGATCAAATGAGGTGGATCTTATCTTTAAATCATATTCAAACCTTTTAAGAAGATTAGGGAGTTGA
- a CDS encoding porin encodes MKLFQQMLVAGASMSLLAPMTVQASEYVNLEEINSYSRSDSKTARFDNKTFINSINEDKADINSFEALQGLEAGSFSDTTTLDGKAVFAIGAIDGNDTLGLGEAITTPYVYQMNLNTSFTGDDNLYVRLKTGAGWADWIQKPLYHIEGTSYTDTLSVDKMWYTFPLGEKFTATVGPKIENYYMLAAAPSVYKPGALKAFKLGSHSSAFGASTSTGAGLTYKADNGFASSLTFNSKQAKTATGLFTKGDQTKINLQTAYTTDNYHVSATFSKQRGWNSWSYYSTKDLANGASTTGASAAKSDSVALRAWWRPEEAGTATPSISVGYDIIDFGLTHSNGVAEGSGYFVGLNWADMFQPEDKVGLAVGQPMKATSATAGNTLTEVDPFIWEFYYSFRPNDSIEVTPAIFGGTDVYENTDEDLFGAVVTTTFKF; translated from the coding sequence ATGAAACTCTTCCAACAAATGTTGGTAGCAGGAGCATCTATGAGCTTATTAGCTCCAATGACTGTTCAGGCTTCCGAATATGTGAATCTTGAGGAAATTAATAGCTATTCCCGTAGCGATTCAAAAACCGCAAGATTTGATAACAAAACATTCATTAACAGTATTAATGAAGACAAAGCAGACATCAATAGTTTTGAAGCACTGCAAGGATTAGAAGCGGGTAGCTTCTCAGATACAACCACCTTAGATGGTAAAGCAGTTTTTGCTATTGGTGCAATTGACGGTAATGATACTCTCGGTTTAGGAGAGGCAATTACTACTCCTTATGTCTACCAGATGAACTTAAATACAAGTTTCACAGGTGACGATAATTTATATGTAAGACTCAAAACAGGTGCTGGATGGGCAGATTGGATCCAAAAGCCTTTGTACCATATAGAAGGAACAAGCTATACCGATACCCTATCTGTTGACAAAATGTGGTACACCTTCCCTCTTGGTGAAAAGTTTACTGCAACAGTAGGTCCAAAAATTGAAAACTACTACATGCTTGCAGCAGCACCATCTGTTTATAAGCCTGGTGCTTTAAAAGCATTTAAGTTAGGTAGTCATTCGTCAGCTTTTGGAGCTAGTACTTCGACTGGTGCCGGCTTAACATATAAAGCCGATAATGGTTTTGCTTCTAGTTTAACCTTCAACTCCAAACAGGCTAAAACTGCAACAGGTTTATTCACAAAGGGAGACCAGACTAAAATAAACCTTCAAACTGCTTATACAACTGATAATTATCATGTTTCAGCTACCTTCTCTAAGCAAAGAGGATGGAATTCTTGGTCATATTACTCAACTAAGGATCTTGCAAATGGTGCAAGTACAACTGGTGCAAGTGCAGCAAAATCTGATTCAGTAGCTTTGAGAGCTTGGTGGAGACCAGAGGAAGCAGGTACAGCTACCCCTTCAATTTCTGTTGGTTATGACATTATCGACTTTGGTTTAACTCATTCCAATGGAGTTGCTGAAGGTAGTGGCTATTTTGTTGGTCTTAATTGGGCTGATATGTTCCAACCAGAAGATAAAGTTGGACTGGCTGTTGGACAACCAATGAAGGCAACTTCAGCAACAGCTGGAAATACCCTTACGGAGGTTGATCCTTTCATATGGGAGTTTTATTACTCATTCAGACCTAATGACTCAATTGAAGTTACACCAGCAATTTTTGGAGGTACTGATGTGTATGAAAATACAGATGAGGATCTCTTCGGTGCAGTTGTAACAACAACATTTAAATTCTAA
- the glyQ gene encoding glycine--tRNA ligase subunit alpha codes for MFFQDIVKNLNNFWSEEGCLIMQPYDTEKGAGTMNPHTFLRAIGPEHWSVAYVEPCRRPTDGRFGDNPNRAQHYFQYQVIIKPSPDGIQEKYLTSLESLGINPRNHDIRFVEDNWESPTLGAWGVGWEVWLDGMEVTQFTYFQQCGGIDCNPIPIEITYGLERIAMFLQDKESIWDLNWNKDLKYRDIWLQFEKSQCAFNFNESSPDNLRKLFEIYQDEANTLINKKLTYPALDFVLKCSHTFNLLDARGVISVTDRAQYIEKIRKLAREVALSWMEERELLEFPLNKKY; via the coding sequence ATGTTTTTTCAGGATATAGTTAAAAATTTAAATAATTTTTGGTCAGAAGAAGGATGCTTAATAATGCAACCATATGACACAGAAAAGGGTGCTGGAACAATGAATCCACATACCTTTTTAAGGGCTATTGGACCAGAGCATTGGAGTGTAGCATATGTAGAGCCATGTAGAAGACCAACTGATGGGCGTTTTGGTGACAATCCAAATAGGGCCCAACATTACTTTCAATATCAAGTAATAATTAAACCTTCACCAGATGGTATACAAGAAAAATATTTAACATCACTAGAATCTCTTGGAATTAATCCTAGAAATCATGATATAAGATTTGTGGAAGATAATTGGGAATCGCCAACACTTGGAGCTTGGGGTGTAGGTTGGGAAGTTTGGTTAGATGGAATGGAAGTTACACAATTTACTTATTTCCAACAATGCGGGGGGATAGACTGTAATCCAATCCCAATTGAAATAACTTATGGATTAGAGAGGATTGCAATGTTTTTGCAGGATAAGGAAAGTATCTGGGACTTAAATTGGAACAAAGATTTGAAATATAGGGACATTTGGCTTCAATTTGAAAAAAGTCAATGCGCATTTAACTTTAATGAATCAAGTCCTGATAATCTCAGGAAATTATTTGAAATTTACCAAGATGAGGCAAATACCTTAATAAATAAAAAATTAACTTATCCTGCTTTAGATTTTGTTCTAAAATGTAGTCATACCTTTAATTTGCTTGATGCAAGGGGAGTAATTTCAGTTACAGACCGTGCGCAATATATTGAAAAGATTCGAAAATTAGCGAGAGAAGTTGCATTGTCTTGGATGGAGGAAAGAGAATTGCTGGAATTCCCCCTTAATAAAAAATACTAA
- a CDS encoding DUF1824 family protein has product MEINKLFDLNNFRTAPQLSDGQAKKLLEELEANIFNADWITIGIMAPSDNKAIEALQTISKKYSSIKFENLGPLHAYGGVFLKANQKTGNVFVRSENGLGEGILITCQYDEGAKEFNTFGPLPLDFFT; this is encoded by the coding sequence ATGGAAATAAATAAATTATTTGATTTAAATAATTTTAGAACTGCACCTCAATTAAGTGATGGGCAAGCAAAAAAACTTTTAGAGGAATTAGAAGCAAATATTTTTAATGCCGATTGGATAACGATAGGAATAATGGCTCCTAGTGACAATAAAGCTATTGAAGCATTACAAACAATTTCTAAGAAATATTCCTCAATTAAATTTGAGAATCTTGGTCCCCTTCATGCTTATGGAGGAGTTTTTTTAAAAGCTAATCAAAAAACTGGTAATGTTTTTGTTAGATCTGAAAATGGTCTTGGAGAAGGAATTTTAATAACATGTCAGTATGACGAAGGTGCTAAAGAATTTAATACTTTTGGTCCATTGCCATTAGATTTTTTTACATAA
- a CDS encoding phenylpyruvate tautomerase MIF-related protein, which translates to MPYINVSTSAKVNDKSKLLEEISILISSLTNKSRRFVMAKIDDNCQMYFDDESPSCFLEIKSIGSLNPSEMTKPISDFVYQKMGVPIDRIYISFEDVPASLWAWNGRTFG; encoded by the coding sequence ATGCCTTATATTAATGTTTCGACTTCAGCAAAAGTAAATGATAAAAGTAAATTACTTGAAGAAATTTCAATTCTAATTTCATCTTTAACTAACAAATCAAGAAGATTTGTTATGGCAAAAATAGATGATAATTGCCAAATGTATTTTGATGATGAATCACCTTCTTGCTTTTTAGAAATTAAATCAATAGGTTCTCTAAATCCTTCAGAAATGACAAAGCCCATATCCGATTTTGTATATCAGAAAATGGGGGTCCCAATAGATAGGATTTATATTTCTTTTGAAGATGTGCCAGCTTCATTATGGGCTTGGAATGGAAGGACCTTTGGTTAA
- a CDS encoding methyltransferase domain-containing protein translates to MEVLNNYQRKKLDESNDEEFYSDPKFVYHLDANFRQALSDLYEKEIDNYSTVLDLMSSWDSYLPKRKKYKKVIGHGLNKQELEKNKIFDSYWIQNFNLNQQIPLDKESIDYCLMVAAWQYLQYPENLTKEIARILSRQGKFIIAFSNRAFWHKAPNVWTSSTEEDRVKYVRKVLISNGFNEPKIIKKFSEPALNIFNFLNKDPFYCLIATKE, encoded by the coding sequence TTGGAAGTTTTAAATAATTATCAAAGAAAAAAACTTGATGAGAGTAATGATGAAGAATTTTATTCTGATCCAAAATTTGTTTATCATCTAGATGCGAATTTCAGGCAAGCTCTATCAGATTTATATGAAAAAGAAATTGATAATTATTCCACTGTCCTTGATTTAATGTCCAGTTGGGATAGTTATTTACCTAAAAGGAAAAAATATAAAAAAGTTATTGGACATGGTTTAAACAAACAAGAACTTGAAAAAAATAAAATTTTTGATTCTTATTGGATACAAAATTTTAATTTAAATCAACAAATTCCGTTAGATAAAGAAAGCATTGATTATTGCTTGATGGTGGCCGCTTGGCAATATTTACAATATCCAGAGAATTTAACCAAAGAAATTGCAAGAATATTAAGTAGACAGGGCAAGTTTATTATTGCTTTTTCAAACAGAGCATTTTGGCATAAAGCTCCTAACGTATGGACTTCATCTACTGAAGAAGATAGGGTCAAATACGTAAGAAAAGTATTAATCTCAAATGGATTTAATGAACCCAAAATTATCAAAAAGTTTAGTGAACCAGCACTTAATATTTTTAATTTTTTAAATAAAGACCCATTTTATTGTTTAATCGCGACCAAAGAGTAA
- a CDS encoding DUF3386 domain-containing protein has protein sequence MDNLKEINCKEIFRKAYENRYTWKNDFNGYQGKCIFLTNNNTQQGNFSLGKDFKPNIQNIEDENIVKSIASQLFEVCIHRVKREFETVHSENNFNLLKNSESGFEMSVSGKNKGDKYRVKNNCINMVYRKIHGIIIEIFVEEFFDTGIGFLSKKYSSQQINPDTLETNSEKLEYEDEFVNVGKDDYWILKSRKIKYLNQNQEEEIQKFVFEDLCLLN, from the coding sequence ATGGATAATCTAAAAGAAATTAACTGTAAGGAGATTTTTAGAAAGGCTTATGAAAATCGGTACACCTGGAAGAATGATTTTAATGGTTACCAAGGTAAATGTATTTTTTTGACTAATAATAATACTCAACAAGGTAACTTCTCATTAGGTAAAGACTTTAAACCAAATATTCAAAATATAGAAGATGAGAATATTGTTAAAAGTATTGCTTCTCAGTTATTTGAAGTATGTATACATAGGGTAAAAAGAGAATTCGAAACAGTACACTCAGAAAATAATTTTAATTTACTCAAAAATTCTGAAAGTGGTTTTGAAATGAGTGTTTCAGGTAAGAATAAAGGTGATAAATATAGAGTTAAAAATAACTGTATTAATATGGTCTATAGAAAAATTCATGGAATTATAATTGAAATTTTTGTTGAAGAATTCTTTGATACAGGAATCGGTTTCCTTAGTAAAAAATATAGTAGTCAACAAATTAATCCAGATACACTTGAGACAAATTCCGAAAAATTGGAATACGAGGATGAATTCGTAAATGTAGGAAAAGACGATTATTGGATATTAAAATCGAGGAAAATTAAATATTTAAACCAAAATCAAGAAGAAGAAATACAAAAGTTTGTTTTCGAGGATCTATGTTTATTAAATTAG
- a CDS encoding chlorophyll a/b binding light-harvesting protein: MLQTYGKSDVTYDWYAGNSGVVGRSGKFIAAHAAHAGLMMFWAGAFGLFELARYDSSIPMGAQKAIVLPHLAGIGIGGIENGVITEPYGIVVICTLHLIFSAVLGAGGLLHSNKFAGDLGDYPENSKPQKFDFEWDDPDKLTFILGHHLIFLGLGAIMFVEWARIHGIYDPAIGSTRQVIYNLDIAAIWNHQFDFLKIDSLEDVMGGHAFLAFLEIIGGVFHICTKQFGEYTEFKGKGLLGAEAILSYSVVGVSYMAFVAAFWCASNTTIYPVDLYGEPLKLQFEFAPYFTDTVDLGSGAYSSRAWLANTHFYLGFFFLQGHLWHALRAMGFDFKKIGQAFDNIENTKITQN, translated from the coding sequence GTGTTACAAACTTACGGAAAATCTGATGTCACCTATGACTGGTATGCAGGGAATTCTGGTGTTGTTGGCCGTTCAGGTAAATTCATAGCTGCTCATGCTGCCCATGCAGGTCTAATGATGTTCTGGGCAGGAGCTTTTGGATTATTCGAATTGGCTCGTTATGACTCCAGTATTCCAATGGGTGCACAAAAAGCAATTGTTTTACCTCATCTAGCGGGTATAGGAATTGGCGGTATTGAAAATGGTGTTATTACAGAACCATATGGAATTGTTGTAATTTGCACATTACATCTAATATTCTCAGCAGTGCTGGGTGCTGGGGGATTACTACACTCCAATAAATTTGCAGGCGATCTTGGAGACTATCCAGAAAATAGTAAGCCACAAAAATTTGATTTTGAATGGGATGATCCAGATAAATTAACTTTTATTCTTGGTCATCATCTAATTTTTCTTGGACTTGGAGCAATAATGTTTGTTGAATGGGCTCGTATTCATGGAATTTACGACCCAGCAATAGGATCTACAAGACAAGTTATTTACAATTTAGATATTGCCGCTATCTGGAATCATCAATTTGATTTTTTAAAAATAGATAGTCTGGAAGATGTCATGGGAGGACATGCTTTCTTAGCTTTCCTCGAAATAATTGGAGGAGTTTTCCATATTTGTACTAAACAATTTGGAGAATATACAGAATTTAAAGGAAAAGGATTACTTGGTGCTGAGGCTATTTTGTCATACTCAGTAGTTGGTGTATCTTATATGGCTTTCGTTGCGGCTTTTTGGTGTGCTTCAAACACAACTATATATCCAGTTGATTTATATGGAGAGCCCTTAAAGCTTCAATTTGAATTCGCACCTTATTTTACTGATACGGTAGATTTAGGTTCAGGGGCATATAGCTCAAGAGCTTGGCTTGCTAATACTCATTTTTATTTGGGTTTCTTTTTCTTACAAGGTCATCTTTGGCACGCACTAAGAGCAATGGGATTTGACTTTAAGAAAATTGGTCAAGCTTTTGACAATATTGAAAATACAAAAATTACTCAAAATTAG
- the fldA gene encoding flavodoxin FldA has translation MTVGIYYATTTGKTEDVADRLHNFISSAEAPKDVSDVDDLSEFEGLDGIICGIPTWNTGADEERSGTAWDSILEDIGELSLSGKKVAIFGLGDSSTYTENYCDAMEELHSYFTKAGAEMVGYVDKSSYTFDESKSVIGESFCGLPLDEDSESDLTDSRLETWASQLKGEIPSLA, from the coding sequence ATGACTGTAGGAATTTATTACGCAACTACAACTGGAAAAACTGAAGACGTGGCTGATCGTCTTCACAACTTTATCTCTTCAGCAGAGGCTCCTAAAGATGTATCTGATGTGGATGATCTTTCGGAATTTGAAGGTCTTGATGGAATTATCTGTGGGATACCTACTTGGAATACTGGCGCTGATGAAGAAAGATCTGGAACTGCATGGGATTCAATCTTAGAGGATATTGGAGAACTAAGTTTATCAGGAAAAAAAGTTGCAATTTTTGGTTTAGGAGATTCTTCTACCTATACAGAAAACTATTGTGATGCAATGGAAGAACTTCACAGCTACTTCACGAAAGCAGGAGCGGAAATGGTCGGTTACGTAGATAAATCTTCTTATACATTTGATGAGTCTAAAAGTGTTATTGGAGAAAGCTTTTGTGGATTACCTCTTGATGAGGACAGTGAATCTGATTTGACTGATTCACGTTTAGAAACATGGGCTTCTCAGCTTAAAGGCGAAATCCCTTCATTGGCATAA
- a CDS encoding AhpC/TSA family protein yields the protein MTDKFQNNIKKLVEEFNFNGQKKFKLIILFGLLGDFDSFEYAINLKSFIDKNLDKNLDIFAIAIGNQNGKEKFCKFTGFRKENLIVVSNNKIHNNLEVSRGLNIGLGGWINMLLMLSGINSFKTIKEVFRGYTGDRKAKQIYSEFDKIDVLKFLKFSGSSFKQVFGDGYLRPFELATFRLNNMNEIIQNWSDYILNEEYLPQRGASFLLNDQNQVIYKFFSSDVLGYSSNMRDPLGFLSDSIKE from the coding sequence GTGACTGACAAATTTCAAAATAACATCAAAAAACTTGTTGAAGAATTCAACTTTAATGGGCAGAAAAAATTCAAATTAATTATTTTATTTGGTTTGTTAGGAGATTTTGATAGCTTTGAATATGCAATAAATTTGAAAAGTTTTATCGATAAAAATTTAGATAAAAATTTAGATATTTTTGCAATTGCTATTGGAAACCAAAATGGAAAAGAAAAATTCTGTAAATTTACTGGCTTTCGTAAAGAAAATCTAATAGTTGTTTCTAATAACAAAATTCATAACAATCTTGAAGTTTCAAGAGGATTAAATATAGGTTTAGGAGGATGGATAAATATGCTTTTGATGCTATCAGGAATAAATTCTTTTAAAACAATAAAAGAAGTTTTTAGAGGTTACACCGGCGACCGAAAAGCAAAGCAAATCTATTCAGAATTTGACAAAATTGACGTTTTAAAATTTCTAAAATTTTCAGGTAGCTCTTTTAAACAGGTTTTCGGAGATGGTTATTTGAGACCATTTGAATTAGCAACATTTAGATTAAACAATATGAATGAAATAATCCAAAATTGGAGTGATTATATTCTTAATGAAGAATATCTTCCCCAAAGAGGAGCTTCCTTTTTATTAAATGATCAAAATCAAGTTATTTATAAGTTTTTTTCAAGTGATGTTCTTGGATATTCATCAAACATGAGAGATCCTTTAGGATTTTTATCTGATTCAATTAAAGAATAA
- a CDS encoding SemiSWEET family sugar transporter → MNVDIFGYFAAILTTAAFLPQLIKTLKTKKADDVSLTTLIMFIIGVLSWIIYGYKISSLPILIANFITLILNLLILISKVYFSKT, encoded by the coding sequence ATGAATGTAGATATATTTGGATATTTTGCAGCGATTTTAACAACAGCGGCATTTCTACCTCAATTGATAAAAACTTTAAAAACAAAAAAGGCAGATGATGTTTCTTTGACAACATTAATAATGTTTATTATCGGTGTTTTGTCTTGGATTATATACGGTTATAAAATTTCGTCATTACCAATATTGATAGCAAATTTTATTACCTTGATCTTAAATCTATTGATACTAATATCCAAAGTATATTTTTCAAAAACCTAA
- a CDS encoding AEC family transporter, whose protein sequence is MGLLLKEGIDINLIKSAFLAFSAIGFLISLINIIPIFKKRLPNYTLQLAGLIGNTSFLGIPIALAILPSTTINFTIGFDLGTTLFAWIFGPFFLQGKSNSNNTPNIKGLLNALINSPALRGIIGVLLAYLFQADEILGDYLWIPSRIVIALAIVIVGTRLGIITNQKGRILDLNEEIKFSILLKLFILPFIIFFISISLNFNFYQSSALIIQAGTPTAISTILMAEAYGVKQQIASKILFTTTLISIITIPLFKLFMNLFI, encoded by the coding sequence ATGGGTCTCCTATTAAAGGAAGGAATAGATATAAACCTAATTAAAAGTGCATTTTTAGCATTTTCCGCAATTGGATTTTTAATATCTTTAATAAATATTATCCCAATATTTAAAAAGAGGCTTCCAAATTACACATTGCAGCTGGCTGGCCTAATAGGTAATACATCATTTCTTGGAATACCGATTGCGCTAGCTATTCTACCCTCAACAACTATAAATTTCACTATTGGATTTGATTTAGGAACAACACTTTTCGCTTGGATATTTGGACCTTTTTTTCTCCAGGGAAAATCTAACAGCAATAATACCCCAAACATCAAAGGGCTATTAAATGCATTGATAAATAGTCCTGCATTGAGAGGGATTATTGGTGTACTTCTTGCATATCTTTTCCAAGCAGATGAAATCTTAGGCGATTATCTTTGGATTCCTTCAAGAATAGTTATTGCTTTAGCAATAGTAATTGTGGGAACAAGACTTGGAATAATCACAAATCAAAAGGGAAGGATTTTAGATCTAAATGAAGAAATTAAATTTTCAATTTTATTAAAATTATTTATTCTTCCTTTTATTATTTTTTTTATATCCATCTCTTTAAATTTTAATTTCTATCAATCATCAGCATTAATTATTCAGGCAGGAACCCCAACAGCAATATCCACAATACTAATGGCAGAGGCTTATGGTGTAAAACAACAAATCGCTTCAAAAATTCTTTTTACTACAACTTTAATTTCAATAATTACAATTCCTCTATTTAAATTGTTTATGAATTTATTTATTTAA
- a CDS encoding CopG family transcriptional regulator has translation MKSANPENEYIPLDLRISVRRDTLRLISEMAQDMGISINEVFSFLAEDSVIDLELMEDLNNIDIPSKCSLDDLKNALLKKRLC, from the coding sequence ATGAAGTCAGCAAACCCTGAAAATGAATATATCCCTTTAGACCTTAGGATTTCTGTAAGGAGAGATACCTTAAGACTTATCTCAGAGATGGCTCAAGATATGGGAATAAGCATTAATGAAGTTTTTAGTTTTTTAGCCGAAGATTCTGTCATTGATCTCGAATTGATGGAAGATTTGAATAATATCGATATACCTAGCAAGTGCAGCCTTGATGATCTAAAAAACGCTCTTCTTAAAAAAAGACTTTGTTAA